Part of the Anaeromicrobium sediminis genome is shown below.
GAACCATAGGGTTCCATAGCGAAGCATACGGAGTATGCATTTCTGTAAAAAAATTACTATATAATAGGTTACTTGAAAACATATTTATTAAAATGTAAAATAATAATAATATTGGACGAGGTGGAGATTATGAACAAAAGAATAGGTGTAGTTGCAGTACTAGTAGAAAGCAACGAAAGTATTAGCAAAGTAAATGATTTATTTTTTAAATTTAAAGATATAATTGTGGGAAGAATGGGTATCCCATATAAGGAGAAATCAGTAAACGTTATTTCTATAATAGTAGATGGAACTACGGATGATATAAGCTCTTTAACAGGTAACCTAGGGCGATTAAAAGGAGTTACTGTGAAAAGTGCTTTAACTAAAAAATAATAGAGGTGGAGATGCTTAGATGGAAAATACACCAAGAAGTAATAGACTTCATATAGCCATATTTGGAAAGAGAAATGTGGGAAAGTCTACACTTATTAATGCTCT
Proteins encoded:
- a CDS encoding TM1266 family iron-only hydrogenase system putative regulator, yielding MNKRIGVVAVLVESNESISKVNDLFFKFKDIIVGRMGIPYKEKSVNVISIIVDGTTDDISSLTGNLGRLKGVTVKSALTKK